The uncultured Flavobacterium sp. DNA window ATGGGGAATGTCTCCGCAAACTGTAAATGCATATTACAACCCATCTTACAACGAGATTGTTTTCCCGGCTGCTATTTTACAGCCTCCATTTTACAATTATCAAGCGGATGAAGCTGTAAATTATGGCGGAATTGGTGCTGTAATCGGACATGAGATTTCACATGGTTTTGATGACTCCGGTGCACGTTATAATGCAGAAGGAAATCTTGTAGACTGGTGGACTGCAGATGATTTGAAACAGTTTACAGCATTAGGAGATGCTCTTGCAAATCAATACAGTGCTTTAGAGCCATTACCGGGTATTCACGTTGATGGAAAATTTACTTTAGGTGAAAACATTGGTGATTTAGGTGGAATAAATGCTGCTTTCGATGGTTTACAATTGTATTTAAAAGCACACGGAAATCCTGGTTTAATTGACGGATTCACTCCTGAGCAACGTTTCTTTATTTCCTGGGCTACGGTTTGGAGAACTAAAACAAGAGACGAAGCAATTAAGAGCCAAGTGAAAACAGACCCGCATTCTCCGGGAATGTACAGAGCTTATGTTCCAATTCAGAATGTTGATGCTTTTTATGAAGCTTTCAAAATTAAAGGTGGAGATAAAATGTTTGTAAGTCCGGATAAACGAGTTAAAATCTGGTAATTTAAAAGAATAAAAAACGGCGCTAATTTTAGCGCCGTTTTTGTTATTATCGATTTATTGCAATGAAAATGTCAACCTCTGCATTTTCAGGATTCTGTGCTTTTTCTCCGTAAACTTCAAAATCTGAAGTAAAGCTTCTGTCTAAGTCTGAGTTCCAAATTTTCATCCACTCATTGTAAACAGCACCTTCAGTTAGGTTTCCTTTTGCAACGAATTTCTCATAATGAATACCTTCAATTGTTTTACCTGTCATTTCTGCGGGAATAGAATCTAAACCTTCTACTGGACATCCCAAAATAGTAGTATAAGGTTTTGTATGATCTTTTTCGTAATCCGTATAAACAAAAATAACATCGTTGCTTATTTTATTCGGAATCTTTTCAGCAATTCCTTCTCCTATAAATTTCTTCAAAAGCGCAGGAATATCTTGCCCTGATTGCCCATTTTCGTTAGTTGTTCTAATCGAAATTCCAATAATGTTGAATTTTTGAATATCCATTGTACCTAAAATTATTTATTTGAATCCAAATTTATAATCAAGTGGTGACAACAGTATGTCAGCAGTGAATTTGAAAGGATAATTTAAGAGGTTTATTTTAAATTGCTGTAAATATAAGCTTCGATTGCTTTTAATTCTTCATCTGACATTGCCTGAGTTATCGGAATATTGGTTTTCATAACCGGAAACTGACTCGGATCTACAATTGGATCTGCGTTTCCTTTCAGGAAAGTTACAATATTTCCATTTTTGTCTTTATAAAATTTAGCGATTTCCTGAATACTGGGGCCAATTACTTTTTGGTCAACCTGATGACATGAAATACAATTTCCTTTTCCTTCAAAAATGTCTTTTCCAAATGCTTCCGGTGTTTTGGCTTTCGCTGATTCTCCTTCTGAATAAGCTTCTGTATTGTTTTCAGTTTCTTTCCCAAAAGGTTCCTGACTTTCTTTTTTACATGATGCAAATGCTAAAACGGCAGATAAGAATAATACCTTTTTCATCGATTATTTATTTAAGATTACAGCAGCTTCTTTTGCAAAATAAGTGGAGATAATACTGGCTCCTGCACGCTTAATGCAATATAGTTGCTCTATCATAATTTTGTCGTGATCTAACCATCCTCTTTCAGCTGCGGCCTTTACCATAGCGTACTCACCAGATACTTGGTATACGGCAACAGGTACATGAACGGCATTTTTTACCTCGCGAACGATATCTAAATAGGCCATTCCGGGTTTTACCATTACAATGTCAGCACCTTCTTCAACATCCAATAAAGCTTCACGAATTCCTTCGATTCGATTAGCATAATCCATTTGATACGTTTTTTTATCTTTCGGAATATTTTGAGAATCTACAGGAGCAGAATCTAAAGCATCACGAAATGGGCCATAAAATGCCGAAGCATATTTAGCACTATAACTCATGATTCCAACATTGTGATGTCCGTTTTCTTCTAATGCTTTTCTAATTGCCAAAACGCGTCCGTCCATCATGTCGCTTGGAGCTACAAAATCGGCTCCGGCCTCAGCATGACTTAAACTCATTCGTGTTAAAGCATCAACAGTTGCATCGTTGATTAATTGGCCGTTTTCGATAATTCCGTCGTGACCATAAATCGAATACGGATCAAGAGCCACATCCGGCATTACAATCATTTCCGGAACAGCATCTTTTATAGCACGAATGGTTTGTT harbors:
- the hemB gene encoding porphobilinogen synthase, with the protein product MFPLQRNRRLRTNESIRSLVRETSLSPQDFMLPMFVAEGKDVKVTIPSMPGIYRHSLDNTIKEVKEAWDLGIKAVNIYVKVSDHLKDNKGVEAWNKDGLMQQTIRAIKDAVPEMIVMPDVALDPYSIYGHDGIIENGQLINDATVDALTRMSLSHAEAGADFVAPSDMMDGRVLAIRKALEENGHHNVGIMSYSAKYASAFYGPFRDALDSAPVDSQNIPKDKKTYQMDYANRIEGIREALLDVEEGADIVMVKPGMAYLDIVREVKNAVHVPVAVYQVSGEYAMVKAAAERGWLDHDKIMIEQLYCIKRAGASIISTYFAKEAAVILNK
- a CDS encoding c-type cytochrome translates to MKKVLFLSAVLAFASCKKESQEPFGKETENNTEAYSEGESAKAKTPEAFGKDIFEGKGNCISCHQVDQKVIGPSIQEIAKFYKDKNGNIVTFLKGNADPIVDPSQFPVMKTNIPITQAMSDEELKAIEAYIYSNLK
- a CDS encoding GyrI-like domain-containing protein encodes the protein MDIQKFNIIGISIRTTNENGQSGQDIPALLKKFIGEGIAEKIPNKISNDVIFVYTDYEKDHTKPYTTILGCPVEGLDSIPAEMTGKTIEGIHYEKFVAKGNLTEGAVYNEWMKIWNSDLDRSFTSDFEVYGEKAQNPENAEVDIFIAINR